The Aeromicrobium senzhongii genome includes a window with the following:
- a CDS encoding THUMP-like domain-containing protein → MDLATFESLLDDEGQVLLGHIAERSGSESDLALGTRLRRDHPAELVAAAMSQHALRRRATAKFGEDAARMYFTPDALEQSTRSPVAAHRAARLVELGGTRVIDLGCGIGGDLIALARAGLAVRGIEQDPVRARIARANLAALDLDGTVEVGDATTTTLEPDEVAFVDPARRDGTGRTFRLDALVPSWDFVTGLLRGRAVAKVMPGIAHDAVPPGVQAEWVSDGGDLVEACLWGAGFGPGPARRATMLPSGATKVDRGTVAATGPVLSHLVEPDDAVIRAGLVAELADDLGGHLLDPHIAWVTTDSPEAEPYGRAFRVEAELPFREKQLRTALRERDIGTLTVKKRGVDIVPERLIARLKLTGSRSATVVLTRVAGEGRAFLVERCR, encoded by the coding sequence ATGGACCTGGCGACCTTCGAGTCACTGCTCGACGACGAGGGCCAGGTCCTGTTGGGGCACATCGCCGAGCGCTCGGGCTCCGAGTCCGATCTGGCGCTCGGCACCCGGCTGCGTCGTGACCACCCTGCGGAGCTGGTCGCCGCCGCCATGTCGCAGCACGCACTGCGGCGGCGAGCGACGGCGAAGTTCGGCGAGGATGCCGCGCGGATGTACTTCACGCCGGACGCCCTCGAGCAGTCCACCCGTTCTCCCGTCGCCGCGCACCGGGCCGCCCGCCTGGTCGAGCTCGGCGGCACGCGCGTCATCGATCTCGGGTGCGGGATCGGTGGCGACCTCATCGCTCTGGCGCGCGCCGGGCTCGCGGTCCGCGGCATCGAGCAGGACCCCGTCCGCGCCCGGATCGCCCGGGCGAACCTCGCGGCACTGGACCTCGACGGAACCGTCGAGGTGGGCGACGCCACCACGACGACGCTCGAGCCCGACGAGGTGGCATTCGTCGATCCGGCCCGCCGCGACGGCACGGGTCGCACGTTCCGGCTGGACGCGCTCGTCCCGTCGTGGGACTTCGTGACCGGTCTGCTGCGCGGACGCGCCGTCGCCAAGGTGATGCCCGGCATCGCCCACGACGCGGTGCCACCCGGCGTGCAGGCCGAATGGGTGTCCGACGGCGGCGATCTGGTCGAGGCCTGCCTGTGGGGCGCGGGCTTCGGTCCCGGCCCTGCACGCCGGGCCACGATGCTGCCGTCGGGGGCGACGAAGGTCGACCGCGGCACCGTCGCCGCCACCGGTCCCGTGTTGTCCCATCTGGTCGAGCCGGACGACGCCGTCATCCGCGCGGGCCTCGTCGCCGAGCTGGCGGACGACCTCGGCGGACACCTGCTCGATCCGCACATCGCGTGGGTCACGACGGACTCCCCGGAGGCCGAGCCGTACGGCCGCGCGTTCCGGGTCGAGGCGGAGCTGCCCTTCCGCGAGAAGCAGTTGCGGACGGCCCTGCGCGAGCGCGACATCGGGACGCTCACCGTCAAGAAGCGCGGCGTCGACATCGTCCCCGAGCGGCTCATCGCGCGACTGAAGCTCACGGGGTCGCGGTCCGCCACGGTCGTGCTGACCCGCGTCGCCGGCGAGGGTCGCGCCTTCCTGGTCGAGCGGTGTCGCTGA
- a CDS encoding NAD(P)-binding domain-containing protein gives MTQSVAIIGAGPSGMAQLRAFESAARAGGEIPEIVCYEKQADWGGQWNYTWRTGLDEHGEPVHSSMYRHLWSNGPKEALEFAEYTFDDHFGRPISSYPPREVLWDYINGRAENSGVKKYVQFSTVVRWVDFDPQTERFTVTVEDLETGTTSAREFDHVVVGSGHFSTPNTPYFTGIETFPGRLCHAHDFRGAEGLAGQDVLLIGASYSAEDIGVQSFKMGARSVTFSYRTAPMGFDWPEGMEELPLVERFDGSVVHFSNGETRRFDAVVLCTGYLHHYPFLPSDLALDSPNCLYPDHLYRGVVSEANDRLFYLGAQDQWFTFNMFDAQAWYVRDVIMGRIALPDAAEQRRDIDAWRERFASLQTAGDEIRFQADYIRDLIDLTDYPAFDLDRVVEIFLAWKADKQEDVLTYRDKVYPSVLTGTMASVHHTPWLQELDDSLERYLSDPVDDEVATLVTEEEDRAATT, from the coding sequence TTGACCCAGAGCGTCGCGATCATCGGAGCAGGACCCAGCGGGATGGCCCAACTGAGGGCCTTCGAATCGGCGGCGCGAGCCGGCGGCGAGATCCCCGAAATCGTCTGTTACGAGAAGCAAGCCGACTGGGGCGGGCAGTGGAACTACACCTGGCGGACCGGCCTGGACGAGCACGGCGAGCCGGTCCACTCGAGCATGTATCGCCACCTGTGGTCGAACGGCCCGAAGGAGGCCCTCGAGTTCGCCGAGTACACCTTCGACGACCACTTCGGCCGGCCGATCTCGTCGTACCCGCCTCGCGAGGTGCTCTGGGACTACATCAACGGCCGCGCCGAGAACAGCGGAGTGAAGAAGTACGTCCAATTCTCCACCGTCGTGCGCTGGGTCGACTTCGATCCGCAGACCGAGCGGTTCACCGTCACCGTCGAGGACCTCGAGACCGGCACCACGTCCGCGCGGGAGTTCGACCACGTCGTCGTGGGCTCGGGTCACTTCAGCACCCCGAACACGCCGTACTTCACCGGCATCGAGACGTTCCCCGGTCGCCTCTGCCACGCGCACGACTTCCGCGGCGCCGAAGGACTCGCCGGCCAGGACGTCCTGCTGATCGGCGCCAGCTACTCGGCCGAGGACATCGGCGTGCAGTCGTTCAAGATGGGCGCCCGGTCCGTCACCTTCAGCTATCGCACCGCGCCGATGGGGTTCGACTGGCCCGAGGGCATGGAGGAGCTGCCGCTCGTCGAGCGGTTCGACGGCTCGGTCGTGCACTTCTCCAACGGTGAGACGCGGCGCTTCGACGCCGTCGTGCTGTGCACCGGCTACCTGCACCACTACCCGTTCCTGCCGTCGGACCTCGCCCTGGACTCGCCGAACTGCCTGTACCCGGACCACCTGTACCGCGGCGTGGTCTCCGAGGCGAACGACCGGCTGTTCTACCTCGGCGCCCAGGACCAGTGGTTCACGTTCAACATGTTCGACGCGCAGGCCTGGTACGTCCGCGACGTGATCATGGGCCGGATCGCCCTGCCGGATGCTGCCGAGCAGCGGCGCGACATCGACGCGTGGCGCGAGCGCTTCGCGTCCCTGCAGACCGCCGGCGACGAGATCCGGTTCCAGGCCGACTACATCCGCGACCTGATCGACCTGACGGACTACCCCGCGTTCGACCTGGACCGCGTGGTCGAGATCTTCCTCGCATGGAAGGCGGACAAGCAGGAGGACGTCCTCACCTACCGGGACAAGGTCTACCCCTCCGTCCTCACCGGCACGATGGCCTCGGTCCATCACACTCCGTGGCTGCAGGAGCTGGACGACAGCCTCGAGCGCTACCTGTCCGATCCCGTCGACGACGAGGTCGCCACGTTGGTCACCGAGGAGGAGGACCGGGCCGCGACGACCTGA
- a CDS encoding ABC transporter substrate-binding protein has translation MHQKTISSALAAALAAVTLAACSGGGDTTDVAAGEAPKDITLAVRNDVDTFDPALSAYENGASQVYEALYDTLIRIDLKSGEYVPAIASSWKNTPTRAEFVIKENLTCSDGSPLKPSDVAASIERLADPSTGSVLTGRMFGAAGVKSVVADDEAHTLAIELKGPHIDMLDGLRSAFIVCPSGLADTEKLATVPAGSGPYRLASSTRGDSYVLERWDSPAVEEDASLPERITMKIVTADSTRANLFETDAADIVSIVGRDAARLTKEHAPIKGRANGTESLMFNQRPGRPGADPQVRRIIAQAVDAEGYAKAASFGVADPIRTMLSPTMECYDETNEQHTLPFDAAAAKAALADAGYGPGGKTLSVIVVGMESQNSGPEYLAEALRDIGIDVEVKNGSLAQLVAIVYEEREPWDLVVFPMISEARSPFPMVTKTSSNLGEGGSYNYGRIKNEQYDALVERVAGEDGDQRCATWSEAEESLLKRHDVVPLLWSTADYFSKDLEFDAGYRVLNLRTIRAKG, from the coding sequence GTGCACCAGAAGACCATTTCGTCGGCACTGGCGGCGGCGCTCGCCGCCGTCACCCTGGCGGCGTGCAGCGGCGGTGGAGACACGACGGACGTCGCCGCCGGCGAGGCCCCGAAGGACATCACCCTCGCCGTACGGAACGACGTCGACACCTTCGACCCGGCCCTGAGCGCCTATGAGAACGGCGCGAGCCAGGTCTACGAGGCGCTCTACGACACGTTGATCCGCATCGACCTGAAGTCCGGGGAGTACGTCCCGGCGATCGCGTCGAGCTGGAAGAACACGCCCACGCGCGCCGAGTTCGTCATCAAGGAGAACCTGACCTGCAGCGACGGATCGCCGCTGAAGCCCTCGGACGTCGCGGCGTCGATCGAGCGCCTCGCCGACCCCTCGACGGGCTCGGTCCTGACGGGCCGCATGTTCGGCGCGGCGGGCGTGAAGTCGGTCGTGGCCGATGACGAGGCCCACACGCTGGCCATCGAGCTCAAGGGCCCGCACATCGACATGCTCGACGGCCTGCGCAGTGCCTTCATCGTCTGCCCGTCCGGTCTGGCGGACACCGAGAAGCTCGCGACGGTGCCGGCGGGCTCGGGGCCGTACCGGTTGGCGTCCAGCACCCGCGGCGACTCCTACGTCCTCGAGCGGTGGGACTCCCCGGCGGTCGAGGAGGACGCCTCGCTGCCGGAGCGCATCACGATGAAGATCGTGACCGCCGACTCCACGCGTGCCAACCTCTTCGAGACCGACGCGGCGGACATCGTCTCGATCGTCGGCAGGGACGCCGCGCGACTGACGAAGGAGCACGCGCCGATCAAGGGCCGGGCCAACGGCACCGAGTCGCTCATGTTCAACCAGCGCCCGGGTCGCCCCGGCGCCGATCCGCAGGTGCGGCGCATCATCGCGCAGGCGGTCGACGCCGAGGGCTATGCGAAGGCCGCATCGTTCGGTGTCGCCGACCCGATCAGGACGATGCTCTCGCCGACGATGGAGTGCTACGACGAGACGAACGAGCAGCACACGCTGCCGTTCGACGCCGCCGCGGCGAAGGCTGCTCTGGCTGACGCCGGCTATGGTCCCGGCGGCAAGACGCTGTCGGTGATCGTCGTCGGCATGGAGTCGCAGAACTCCGGTCCGGAGTACCTCGCCGAGGCGCTGCGCGACATTGGCATCGACGTCGAGGTCAAGAACGGCAGCCTGGCGCAGTTGGTCGCCATCGTCTACGAGGAGCGGGAGCCGTGGGACCTCGTGGTCTTCCCGATGATCTCGGAGGCACGCAGTCCGTTCCCGATGGTGACCAAGACCAGCTCGAACCTCGGTGAAGGTGGCTCGTACAACTACGGGCGCATCAAGAACGAGCAGTACGACGCCCTGGTCGAGCGCGTGGCCGGTGAGGACGGCGACCAGCGCTGCGCCACGTGGTCGGAGGCCGAGGAGTCCCTGCTGAAGCGCCACGACGTCGTTCCGCTGCTGTGGTCGACGGCGGACTACTTCAGCAAGGACCTCGAGTTCGACGCCGGATACCGGGTGCTCAACCTGCGCACGATCCGGGCCAAGGGCTGA
- the groES gene encoding co-chaperone GroES, with the protein MSVTIKPLEDRIVIKAGEAEQTTASGLVIPDTAKEKPQEGEVVAVGPGRVSDSGERIPVDVAVGDKVLFSKYGGTEVKHGGEEFLILNARDVLAVIA; encoded by the coding sequence GTGTCGGTCACCATCAAGCCGCTCGAAGATCGCATCGTCATCAAGGCCGGAGAGGCCGAGCAGACCACCGCGTCGGGTCTCGTCATCCCCGACACCGCCAAGGAGAAGCCGCAGGAGGGCGAGGTCGTGGCCGTGGGCCCCGGTCGCGTCAGCGACAGCGGCGAGCGCATCCCCGTCGACGTTGCCGTCGGCGACAAGGTCCTCTTCAGCAAGTACGGCGGCACCGAGGTCAAGCACGGCGGCGAGGAGTTCCTCATCCTCAACGCCCGTGACGTTCTCGCCGTCATCGCCTGA
- the groL gene encoding chaperonin GroEL (60 kDa chaperone family; promotes refolding of misfolded polypeptides especially under stressful conditions; forms two stacked rings of heptamers to form a barrel-shaped 14mer; ends can be capped by GroES; misfolded proteins enter the barrel where they are refolded when GroES binds): MPKILEFDEGARRALERGVDKLADTVKVTLGPKGRYVVLDKKWGAPTITNDGVSVAREIELDDPFENLGAQLAKEVATKTNDVAGDGTTTATVLAQAMVHEGLRHVAAGANPVGLKKGIEKAVEAVTAELHERARVIDSVADMSAVATVSSRDSVIGELIAEAFDKVGKDGVITVEESNTMGTDLEFTEGMQFDKGYLSPYMVTDTERMEAVLDDPYILVNQGKISAVADLLPLLEKVVQSGKSLFIIAEDIEGEALSTIVVNKIRGTFTSVAVKAPAFGDRRKAMLQDIATLTGATVVTTDVGLKLDQVGLEVLGTARRVVVTKDDTTIIDGGGDQAEVEGRVAQIKAEFEQTDSEWDREKLQERLAKLAGGVCVIRVGAATEVELKEKKHRIEDAVSATRAAIEEGIVPGGGSALVHAVAVLDKDLDLTGDEALGVRIVRKGADAPLEWIARNGGVSGEVVVSKVRESGEGYNAATDEYGDLLAQGILDPVKVTRSALANAASIAAMLLTTETLVVDKPADEGDEHAGHNH; the protein is encoded by the coding sequence ATGCCCAAGATTCTGGAATTCGACGAGGGCGCACGCCGCGCCCTCGAACGTGGTGTCGACAAGCTTGCCGACACCGTCAAGGTGACCCTCGGCCCCAAGGGCCGTTACGTCGTCCTCGACAAGAAGTGGGGCGCCCCCACGATCACGAACGACGGCGTGTCCGTCGCGCGTGAGATCGAGCTGGACGACCCGTTCGAGAACCTCGGCGCGCAGCTGGCCAAGGAAGTCGCCACCAAGACGAACGACGTCGCCGGTGACGGCACCACGACCGCCACGGTCCTGGCCCAGGCCATGGTCCACGAGGGCCTGCGCCACGTCGCGGCCGGCGCGAACCCGGTCGGCCTGAAGAAGGGCATCGAGAAGGCCGTCGAGGCCGTCACCGCCGAGCTGCACGAGCGTGCTCGCGTGATCGACTCGGTGGCCGACATGTCCGCCGTCGCCACGGTCTCGAGCCGTGACTCGGTGATCGGCGAGCTCATCGCCGAGGCCTTCGACAAGGTCGGCAAGGACGGTGTCATCACCGTCGAGGAGTCCAACACCATGGGCACCGACCTCGAGTTCACCGAGGGCATGCAGTTCGACAAGGGCTACCTGTCCCCGTACATGGTGACCGACACCGAGCGCATGGAGGCCGTCCTCGACGATCCCTACATCCTCGTCAACCAGGGCAAGATCTCGGCCGTGGCCGACCTCCTGCCGCTGCTGGAGAAGGTCGTCCAGTCGGGCAAGAGCCTGTTCATCATCGCCGAGGACATCGAGGGCGAGGCCCTGTCCACGATCGTGGTGAACAAGATCCGCGGCACGTTCACGTCCGTCGCGGTCAAGGCTCCGGCCTTCGGTGATCGCCGCAAGGCGATGCTGCAGGACATCGCGACCCTGACCGGCGCGACCGTCGTCACCACCGACGTCGGCCTCAAGCTCGACCAGGTCGGCCTCGAGGTGCTGGGCACCGCCCGTCGCGTCGTCGTCACCAAGGACGACACGACGATCATCGACGGCGGCGGCGACCAGGCCGAGGTCGAGGGCCGCGTGGCCCAGATCAAGGCCGAGTTCGAGCAGACCGACTCCGAGTGGGATCGCGAGAAGCTCCAGGAGCGCCTCGCCAAGCTGGCCGGTGGCGTCTGCGTCATCCGCGTCGGCGCGGCCACCGAGGTCGAGCTCAAGGAGAAGAAGCACCGCATCGAGGACGCCGTCTCGGCGACCCGCGCGGCCATCGAGGAGGGCATCGTCCCCGGCGGTGGCTCGGCGCTGGTCCACGCGGTCGCCGTGCTGGACAAGGACCTGGACCTGACCGGCGACGAGGCCCTGGGCGTGCGTATCGTCCGCAAGGGTGCCGACGCCCCGCTGGAGTGGATCGCCCGCAACGGCGGCGTCTCCGGCGAGGTCGTGGTGTCGAAGGTGCGCGAGTCGGGCGAGGGCTACAACGCCGCGACCGACGAGTACGGTGACCTGCTCGCGCAGGGCATCCTCGACCCGGTCAAGGTCACGCGTTCGGCTCTGGCGAACGCCGCCTCGATCGCGGCCATGCTTCTCACCACCGAGACTCTCGTGGTGGACAAGCCGGCCGATGAGGGCGACGAGCACGCCGGTCACAATCACTGA
- a CDS encoding helix-turn-helix domain-containing protein, protein MPKRTPSDRTAEVAGAFAAWLRRRREELSMTQEELAHQSGLSRNQIQNLENNRNNNSVGRSSANPSLDTILALEAALGLELGDLMVQVREFMESGKR, encoded by the coding sequence ATGCCCAAGCGCACCCCTTCCGACCGGACGGCCGAAGTCGCAGGAGCGTTCGCGGCTTGGCTGCGCCGGCGCCGCGAGGAGCTCTCGATGACGCAGGAGGAGCTGGCGCACCAGTCCGGCCTGAGTCGCAACCAGATCCAGAACCTCGAGAACAACCGCAACAACAACTCCGTCGGACGATCGTCGGCCAACCCGAGCCTGGACACGATCCTCGCCCTGGAGGCCGCCCTCGGCCTGGAACTGGGCGACCTCATGGTCCAGGTGCGCGAGTTCATGGAGTCCGGCAAGCGCTGA
- a CDS encoding AurF N-oxygenase family protein: MTEETAMTVTDDRAAVEFRQSIDMDTELERLLESAAVLSYDPDQEIDWAKPLDPTKYGLNPEWSTLYGTALWDRMSEQQRIDLTRHEVGSIMSTGIWFETMLQSMVLRSQYSADYGDPEFRFALTEIADECRHSLMFSKTCSKMGVPHYRPRRLFHELARVFRTTANGEMSYAAILVAEEVLDVMQRDWMRGENVLEEVRTSSKIHVVEEARHMKFARLEIREHLSGISKPRRHLAALAIAIVAAIIVDSLVNDDVYANVGLDPEEAKAAVKTNTHHQNLMRMSCVHLMDFLSEVGLLTPSAMRIYRTVHML; encoded by the coding sequence ATGACCGAGGAGACCGCCATGACCGTCACCGACGATCGCGCCGCCGTCGAGTTCCGCCAGTCCATCGACATGGACACCGAGCTCGAGCGTCTGCTCGAGTCGGCCGCCGTCCTGTCGTACGACCCCGATCAGGAGATCGACTGGGCCAAGCCCCTCGATCCGACCAAGTACGGGCTCAACCCCGAGTGGTCGACGCTCTACGGCACGGCGCTGTGGGACCGGATGAGCGAGCAGCAGCGGATCGACCTCACCCGTCACGAGGTCGGCTCCATCATGAGCACCGGCATCTGGTTCGAGACGATGCTGCAGTCGATGGTCCTGCGCTCGCAGTACTCGGCCGACTACGGCGACCCGGAGTTCCGCTTCGCCCTCACCGAGATCGCCGACGAGTGCCGCCACTCGCTGATGTTCAGCAAGACCTGCAGCAAGATGGGCGTCCCGCACTACCGTCCGCGCCGCCTCTTCCACGAGCTGGCCCGCGTCTTCCGCACCACCGCCAACGGCGAGATGTCCTACGCGGCGATCCTGGTCGCCGAGGAGGTCCTCGACGTCATGCAGCGCGATTGGATGCGCGGCGAGAACGTGCTCGAGGAGGTGCGCACGAGCAGCAAGATCCACGTGGTCGAGGAGGCGCGCCACATGAAGTTCGCGCGCCTGGAGATCCGCGAGCACCTCTCCGGCATCTCCAAGCCGCGCCGGCACCTGGCCGCCCTGGCCATCGCGATCGTGGCGGCCATCATCGTCGACTCGCTGGTCAACGACGACGTCTACGCCAACGTCGGCCTCGATCCCGAGGAGGCCAAGGCGGCCGTCAAGACCAACACCCACCACCAGAACCTCATGCGGATGAGCTGCGTCCACCTCATGGACTTCCTCTCCGAGGTCGGCCTGCTGACGCCGTCGGCGATGCGGATCTACCGCACCGTCCACATGCTCTGA
- a CDS encoding FAD-dependent oxidoreductase — protein sequence MAYAITQSCCKDASCVSVCPVDCIHPTPDEPDFGTAEILYVDPQVCIDCGACADACPVAAPKAIDLLRGSEAVFAQLNAAYFEQRPERESPQTHTWDEMGGDLLRPLSIAIVGTGPAAAYAARELLLSTDAKITMIDRLPVPGGLVRGGVAPDHTDTKKFAELFHWAYKHPRTKMVMNVEVGRDISHQEVLQHHDAVIYGVGARRDRELGVPGEDLAGVYAAPDVVGWYNGALDIDTTGVVLAGDRVVVVGNGNVALDLARLLLHDPAVLARTDMPDHAVKAFRDLDVREVVLLGRRGPSAAAFTRPELLMMPPGIDVVVARDEFTEGELAEAEPDSNAAVLAALPLVDVDLTAPPSERRRLVFAFGRQVVSVEGEQRVEAVQVAPSGVSEQAVTVPCGTLIRATGHRGTPVPGLPFDEETATVPNESGRVVDPASGQQVPGTYVVGWIKRGANGGIGTNRTCAHETIAAIVADANAGRIAPPPRPRRAFGAFVRMRVDHVVGRRRMLAIEKAEEKRGAREGRPRVKFESVDQMLKVSPVTPVH from the coding sequence GTGGCCTACGCGATCACCCAGTCCTGCTGCAAGGACGCCTCGTGCGTCTCGGTCTGCCCCGTGGACTGCATCCATCCCACGCCGGACGAGCCCGACTTCGGCACGGCCGAGATCCTCTACGTCGATCCGCAGGTCTGCATCGACTGCGGCGCCTGCGCCGACGCGTGCCCGGTCGCGGCCCCCAAGGCCATCGACCTGCTGCGTGGCTCCGAGGCGGTGTTCGCCCAGCTGAACGCGGCGTACTTCGAGCAGCGTCCCGAGCGCGAGAGCCCGCAGACCCACACGTGGGACGAGATGGGCGGGGACCTGCTGCGCCCGTTGTCCATCGCCATCGTGGGCACCGGCCCGGCAGCGGCCTACGCGGCCCGCGAGCTGCTGCTCTCGACCGACGCGAAGATCACGATGATCGACAGGTTGCCCGTGCCGGGTGGGCTGGTGCGCGGGGGAGTGGCCCCCGACCACACCGACACCAAGAAGTTCGCCGAGCTCTTCCACTGGGCCTACAAGCACCCCCGCACGAAGATGGTGATGAACGTCGAGGTGGGCCGCGACATCTCGCACCAGGAGGTGCTGCAGCACCACGACGCCGTCATCTACGGCGTCGGCGCGCGACGCGACCGCGAGCTCGGGGTCCCCGGTGAGGACCTGGCCGGCGTCTACGCGGCGCCGGACGTCGTCGGCTGGTACAACGGCGCGCTCGACATCGACACGACCGGCGTCGTCCTCGCCGGTGACCGGGTGGTGGTCGTGGGCAACGGCAACGTCGCCCTCGACCTGGCGCGGCTGCTGTTGCACGACCCCGCCGTGCTGGCGCGGACCGACATGCCCGATCACGCCGTGAAGGCGTTCCGCGACCTCGACGTCCGCGAAGTCGTCCTGCTCGGTCGGCGCGGTCCCTCGGCCGCCGCGTTCACCCGTCCCGAGCTGCTGATGATGCCGCCGGGGATCGACGTGGTGGTGGCGCGCGACGAGTTCACCGAGGGCGAGCTGGCCGAGGCCGAGCCGGACTCCAACGCCGCGGTGCTGGCCGCCCTGCCGCTGGTCGACGTCGACCTGACGGCGCCGCCGAGCGAGCGCCGCCGGCTCGTGTTCGCCTTCGGTCGTCAGGTGGTCTCGGTCGAGGGCGAGCAGCGGGTCGAGGCCGTGCAGGTCGCCCCGTCCGGCGTGTCCGAGCAGGCCGTCACGGTGCCCTGCGGCACCTTGATCCGCGCCACCGGTCACCGGGGCACCCCGGTGCCGGGGCTGCCGTTCGACGAGGAGACCGCGACCGTGCCGAACGAGTCGGGCCGGGTCGTCGATCCGGCGAGCGGGCAGCAGGTGCCCGGCACCTACGTCGTGGGGTGGATCAAGCGCGGCGCGAACGGGGGGATCGGCACCAACCGCACTTGCGCCCACGAGACGATCGCCGCGATCGTCGCCGACGCGAACGCAGGGCGGATCGCGCCGCCGCCGCGCCCCCGGCGCGCCTTCGGAGCGTTCGTGCGGATGCGCGTCGACCACGTCGTGGGACGCCGTCGCATGCTCGCGATCGAGAAGGCCGAGGAGAAGCGAGGCGCCCGGGAGGGCCGTCCGCGGGTCAAGTTCGAGTCCGTCGACCAGATGCTGAAGGTCAGCCCCGTCACGCCCGTGCACTGA
- the guaB gene encoding IMP dehydrogenase, which yields MVGIPDKFASLGLTYDDVLLLPGETDVIPSEVDTTTRLTREISLRIPLLSSAMDTVTESRMAIAMAREGGIGILHRNLSIDDQAYQVDLVKRTQTGMIPNPVTIGPKATLEELDERCGEYRVSGLPVVDEDNTLLGIVTNRDLRFTPVAEWSTTLVHDVMTHMPLITGPVGISREDASALLRQHKRERLPIVDADGKLAGLITVKDFVKSEQFPMASKDAEGRLLVGAAVGFFGDAYERAGRLMEAGVDVLVVDTAHGHARALLDMVRKLKADPAFANVQVIGGNVATRDGAQALVDAGVDAVKVGVGPGSICTTRVVAGVGVPQISAVYEASLAAEPAGVPVIADGGLQYSGDIAKALVAGAESVMVGSLLAGCEESPGELIFVAGKQYKTYRGMGSVGAMASRGKKSYSKDRYFQADVTNDEKIVPEGIEGRVAYRGPLSSVAHQLIGGLHQSMFYVGSRTIPELRERGRFVRITTAGLKESHPHDIQMTVEAPNYTIL from the coding sequence ATGGTGGGCATCCCCGACAAGTTCGCGTCCCTTGGTCTGACCTACGACGACGTCCTGCTCCTCCCCGGAGAGACGGACGTCATCCCCAGCGAGGTCGACACGACGACCCGGCTGACGCGGGAGATCTCCCTGCGGATCCCGCTGCTGTCGAGCGCGATGGACACCGTCACGGAGTCCCGCATGGCGATCGCGATGGCCCGTGAGGGCGGCATCGGCATCCTGCACCGCAACCTCTCGATCGACGACCAGGCCTACCAGGTCGATCTCGTCAAGCGCACCCAGACGGGCATGATCCCCAACCCCGTCACCATCGGGCCCAAGGCGACCCTCGAGGAGCTCGACGAGCGCTGCGGCGAGTACCGCGTCTCGGGGCTTCCGGTCGTCGACGAGGACAACACCCTGTTGGGCATCGTCACGAACCGCGACCTGCGCTTCACGCCCGTCGCCGAGTGGTCCACCACCCTCGTCCACGACGTCATGACGCACATGCCGCTGATCACCGGCCCGGTCGGCATCAGCCGTGAGGACGCCTCCGCGCTGCTGCGCCAGCACAAGCGCGAGCGCCTGCCGATCGTCGACGCCGACGGCAAGCTAGCCGGACTCATCACGGTCAAGGACTTCGTGAAGTCCGAGCAGTTCCCGATGGCCAGCAAGGACGCCGAGGGACGTCTGCTGGTGGGTGCCGCGGTCGGCTTCTTCGGTGACGCCTACGAGCGTGCCGGACGGCTCATGGAGGCCGGCGTCGACGTGCTCGTGGTCGACACCGCCCACGGTCACGCCCGCGCCCTGCTCGACATGGTCCGCAAGCTGAAGGCCGATCCCGCCTTCGCGAACGTCCAGGTCATCGGTGGCAACGTCGCCACGCGCGACGGCGCCCAGGCGCTCGTCGACGCGGGCGTGGACGCGGTCAAGGTCGGCGTCGGCCCGGGCTCGATCTGCACCACCCGCGTCGTCGCGGGTGTCGGCGTGCCGCAGATCTCGGCCGTCTACGAGGCCTCCCTGGCGGCCGAGCCCGCGGGTGTGCCGGTCATCGCCGACGGTGGCCTGCAGTACTCCGGCGACATCGCCAAGGCGCTCGTCGCCGGTGCCGAGAGCGTCATGGTCGGGTCCCTGTTGGCCGGCTGCGAGGAGAGCCCCGGCGAGCTGATCTTCGTCGCGGGAAAGCAGTACAAGACCTACCGCGGCATGGGCTCGGTCGGCGCGATGGCCTCGCGCGGCAAGAAGTCCTACTCCAAGGACCGCTACTTCCAGGCCGACGTCACGAACGACGAGAAGATCGTGCCCGAGGGCATCGAGGGGCGCGTCGCCTACCGCGGCCCGCTGTCGTCGGTGGCCCACCAGCTGATCGGCGGCCTGCACCAGTCGATGTTCTACGTCGGCTCGCGCACCATCCCCGAGCTGCGGGAGCGCGGCCGGTTCGTCCGGATCACCACGGCCGGACTCAAGGAGAGCCACCCGCACGACATCCAGATGACCGTCGAGGCGCCCAACTACACGATCCTGTGA